A genomic segment from Sciurus carolinensis chromosome 1, mSciCar1.2, whole genome shotgun sequence encodes:
- the Hes2 gene encoding transcription factor HES-2 — protein MGLPRRAGDAAELRKTLKPLLEKRRRARINESLSQLKGLILPLLGRENSRFSKLEKADILEMTVRFLQELPASPYPPEVPPPRDSYLEGYSACVARLTSVLPACRVLEPAVSLRLLEHLRRRASCVSPDSLRAGDSGGPTSPATPPEPAPMPSPPAPPSGPGLWRPW, from the exons ATGGGACTGCCTCGCAGGGCAGGGGACGCGGCGGAGCTGCGCA AGACCCTGAAGCCGCTGCTGGAGAAGCGCAGGCGCGCGCGCATCAACGAGAGCCTGAGCCAGCTCAAGGGGCTCATCCTGCCTCTGCTGGGCAGGGAG AACTCGCGCTTCTCAAAGTTGGAGAAGGCCGACATTCTGGAAATGACCGTGCGCTTCCTGCAGGAGTTGCCTGCGTCCCCCTATCCCCCCGAAGTGCCAC CGCCACGCGACAGCTACCTAGAGGGCTACAGTGCCTGTGTGGCGCGCCTAACTAGTGTTCTGCCTGCCTGTCGCGTCCTGGAGCCCGCCGTGAGCTTGCGCCTGCTAGAGCACCTGCGGCGGAGGGCTTCCTGTGTCAGCCCTGACAGCCTGCGGGCTGGGGACTCCGGTGGCCCCACCTCGCCAGCAACACCACCTGAGCCGGCTCCCATGCCCTCTCCACCTGCACCTCCCAGTGGCCCTGGCCTCTGGCGGCCATGGTAG